In the Dolichospermum flos-aquae CCAP 1403/13F genome, ACTTTGACCTTCTAAATACCGCAAGTTGCCGGCAGATAGGTCAAACTTGAGATGTTGAACAATCCCAATTCCGCCCTCTTTAACTAAGGTTTCATTAGAAATACACTTACCAATAAACGGAGCATTAGGACGATAAATGTTCACAGGAACATCAGCATGAGCATCTTTTTTAGCTTTTGCTTGAGTCATGGTCTGGCCTTTTTTCTCCTTAGCTGGTGATTTAGCAAAGCCTTTAGCTTCACTAGTATTACTTACAGGTGTGGCTTTACCATGTTCCTCTTCATTAGCATTTACCTCAGCTTTAACTTCTGTGCTAACGGGAATGTCAGCAGTTGCTAATTCAACTATTTCGTTGACTGGCTGTGAATCTCTGCTAACTGTAATCTCAGCAGCTACCAATTCAACTTTGCCGTTGACTTGCTCTAAAGCTGTAACAGGTTGGATACTAACAATTTTACCGCCCAGGCGAGTGATCCGTCGCATTTCTTGATTCATGCGGTTGTAAGGTACTCTGATGAATACACTGCCACTTTTACGAATGGGGTAGTTGGTCTGATCAGTTTCTTCAGTCTGACGCAAACCCATCACTTCGTAAACGAAGACGCGGCTACCTGATTCTATATTGGCAGCACCCTCAACAGCACCTTGATTGTACATTCCTTATACCACTCCGATATTTACTTAACCGTTTATCAAAAAAAATCATTCCCATCCTTCTGCGAGCTTTAGTTTACCGGATTTTCGGATCACAAAACTAGCCATCTGGGAAAACAACATCATTCATCATGATGCCTTGCTCTGTCCACTCGCCCAAGACCAGTAGGTATGGCAAAAAACACACCTGTTCACCTTCTAAATTAGAGGATAAGTCTTTGCGAGAATGTTAATAGTGAATCACTTTAATCTTTTTTTCCGAAAATACATAGTTTGAGACTTGTCAAAACAGGATTTTATAGTATATTGGCACTACAAAAATCTTGGGCATGAGGACAAGCCTTTCCATTCAGAAAATATCCCTAAAGAGTATATTATAACCTTGTTTGGTTACTGAAATAAAACCACTTGTCCCATTCTAGCATGACAGTGCGCTAACCTATTTTTTTCCTTCTTTCTTCTGACTGGTCACTGAGCGAAGTCGAAGTCCTAACTCCTATTTTCTCTCAAATCTAAAAAAAATGTATCATCTGTGGCAGAATGTTAAACAGATAATTGCTAGAGAACTAAATTCTTTCTGAGCATAAGTCTTGTGAGAGTACACCCCTTCTGTTAAAATTTAGGGCAACACTAAGATTAAATACTTACCAGCTATAAAATTAGGCTAATTAGGACGAGTAACTGCTATAGGCGGATAAGTTATTTGTTTAAATCTGTCATCGTTATGCTGGATAGCCAGAACGTGGGACGATACTTTTGGGGTAAGCTCCTAGATTCAAAATCTGCTGTGAGAAAAATTATTCATTGACACATTTAGTATTTAGAGGGAATTTATGACTAAGCCGGAACGTGTGGTACTAATTGGAGTAGCCGGAGACTCCGGGTGCGGTAAATCTACGTTTTTGCGTCGGTTGATTGATTTATTTGGCGAAGAATTTATGACAGTTATCTGTTTAGATGACTATCATTGTCTAGATCGTATCCAACGTAAACAAACAGGAATAACTGCTCTTGATCCTAGAGCAAACAATTTTGACTTGATGTATGAGCAAATTAAAGCTCTCAAGGAAGGTCAAAAAATACATAAGCCGATTTATAACCACGAAACTGGCATGATTGATCCACCAGAATGGATTGAGCCAAATCATATTATTGTCGTAGAAGGGCTGCATCCTTTATACGATGAACGGGTAAGAGCGCTTTTAGACTTCAGCGTTTACTTTGATATCAGTGATGAAGTCAAAATTGCTTGGAAAATCCAACGGGATATGGCTGAAAGAGGCCACCGCTATGAAGATGTTCTCGCACAAATCAATTCTCGTAAACCTGATTTTGAAAAATTCATCGAACCGCAAAGAGAATTTGCTGACGTGGTTCTGCAAGTATTACCCACAAACTTAATTAAAAACGATACAGAACGTAAAGTTTTGCGGGTACGGATGTTACAACGGGAAGATAAAGAAGGCTTTGAACCCAGCTACCTGTTTGACGAAGGTTCAACAATTCAGTGGACTCCTTGCGGACGCAAACTGACCTGTTCTTACCCCGGTATGCAACTTTACTACGGTTCTGATGTTTACTATGGTCGTTACGTCTCAGTATTGGAAGTAGATGGTCAATTTGATAACCTCGATGAAATAATTTACATCGAAACTCATTTGAGCAAAACATCCACTAAATATCAAGGTGAGATGACTCACTTGTTACTACAACACCGTGAATATCCAGGTTCTAACAATGGTACTGGGTTATTCCAAGTATTAACAGGTTTAAAAATGCGTGCTGCTTATGAACAGTTGACAGCTAAGGAAGCACAACTAGCGGTTCAAGTCTAAAACAGCAGTTTGTGTCAAAAATTAGTGGAGGGAACAGTTGAATGTGTTCCCTCTTTTTTGTCTGAATCAGGATGTCCAGGATTTGAGGATTTGCAGGATTGTTATTTGGATATTATTTGATATTAGTAGCATTAAGTGAATATTTTGTCTGAATCAGGATGTCCAGGATTTGAGGATTTGCAGGATGGTTATTGGGATATTGTTTTGATATTAGTAGCATTAAGTGAATATTTTGTCTGAATCAGGATGTCCAGGATTTGAGGATTTGCAGGATGGTTATTTGGATATTATTTGATATTAGCAGAATTAAGTGAATATTTTGTCTGAATCAGGATGTCCAGGATTTGAGGATTTGCAGGATTGTTATTTGGATATTATTTGATTGTGGCAGAATTAAGGATTATGATGATAAGTGGAAAAGAATATAGGATTCCTATTTGATTTCTGAACAAGACTAAGAGAGAATACGGTGAGGTATACAAGTCTAACAAGGAACAATGATAAGTCAGCATTCAGAAACTGCAACACAGACAGTAAAAGTATCGCAGGAAGAGGCGATAGCTGAACTACAAGATTTTATAGATATGCGTCCAGATGCGCGTGAGGTAAGGAAAATTATTGGCAAACCACCGCGTTGAAATTGAGACAGGAAAGTTAAGAGTATTGCTGCTTGATGAGTGTCATTTAATGTGGGGAGACTTAAGTGGCTATGTTTGGGGGAAAACAGACCAAGAAATAACAGTGTCAGTCGTAAATGAGCGCGAAAAACAGACATATTACGGGGCGGTTGATTATCTCGAAGGACAATTACTGATGAAGGCTGATGACAAGGGCAACTCAGAAAATACTATTGACTACCTTCAATATCTTCTAAATCAGTCTCCTGACCAGCGATTACTGATTTTGTGGGATGGTGCTACTTATCATCGTTCCAAAGAGATTCGAGGTTTTTTGGCAGAAATTAATCAAGGCTTGGAACCCCCTGAATGGAAAATACACTGCGTTCGCTTT is a window encoding:
- a CDS encoding phosphoribulokinase; this translates as MTKPERVVLIGVAGDSGCGKSTFLRRLIDLFGEEFMTVICLDDYHCLDRIQRKQTGITALDPRANNFDLMYEQIKALKEGQKIHKPIYNHETGMIDPPEWIEPNHIIVVEGLHPLYDERVRALLDFSVYFDISDEVKIAWKIQRDMAERGHRYEDVLAQINSRKPDFEKFIEPQREFADVVLQVLPTNLIKNDTERKVLRVRMLQREDKEGFEPSYLFDEGSTIQWTPCGRKLTCSYPGMQLYYGSDVYYGRYVSVLEVDGQFDNLDEIIYIETHLSKTSTKYQGEMTHLLLQHREYPGSNNGTGLFQVLTGLKMRAAYEQLTAKEAQLAVQV